ACTGCCAACAGCTGAGCAACAGAAACGGGTACACGAGGTGCTCACCTGGATTCACAGTAGCTTCCCAAATTTGGAGCCGGTCATCAAATGGAATCAGCCCATGTTCTCCCATGAAGATACTTACATTATCGGCCTCTCGACTGCTAAAGGACATTTATCTATTTCTCCTGAAGTGAAGGCTCTCGAGACTTTTGCAGGTGCTATTGACCAGGCCGGTTATAGCCGGGCGAAAGGAATCTTCCGCATTAAATGGGATGAACCGGTTGATTACACCTTGTTAGAAGCAATCATCCAATATAATATTGACGATAAGGCGGGCTATAAGAAGTTCTGGCGCTAGCAAAACTCACGACAAGTGTGTGCATCCTCCTAGGAAGATTAATTTCCAACTATCCCACCCTACTCTCAATATGATAAAGTCCATAATATTGTGTAAAATTTACTAGCACAATATCATGGACTTGTTATAAGCTGTTAAGGCTCTTTTTTTCTTCCTCTTTGAATAGTAATTTACCCCGAAGGTGGTCCCTTTTTAGATTACAACAAACAACTTTTCTTGTCTTAGGTTTTCCATTTTTGTTTAATACTTTTTCTCCTTTTTCATCTAGGATATATTCTTTTTTACTTTTTTGCCCCCATCTTCCATCTTCATTTATTGGTCTTACTATGGTCATTATATGAGCATGAATGTTTTGATTTTCCTCTCTACTTTCATCATGAATTGCTAGGTCTACTATCATTCCCTCTTTTGCAAAGTTGGTTTGAACATATTCTTCTATGCTTAACTCTTTTGGTAAAGATATGATAAAGTTTCTTGCAAGTTGGGCATTAGAATTTTTTCAAATAGTTCTACCGAGTTCCACAAGGTTTTTCGGTCTTTATATTCTTCTGGTGCGTGATCTGGTAAATATATTTCTTTGCTAATTACTCCTTGTTTTTTGGTGTAGTCATGGGTTACTCCGTCCCATTCATTTTTTATTTTTTCTCCACTTATATATGCTGCACTTTTGCCTTTTTCTCTTGATATTATGTTTACTGAAAAATGAAACTGTCTGCCATTTTTATCACTTCCTTTCATTTTTTGTTGTTTTAGGTGGAGGCTTAATAGTTTTTTTTATATCCACTTTGTGAATGAGCGTTTTGAAATGATAGAATTAAAAAAAGCAGACTACTGAATTAATTTTGTTGTTTCAGTATGTCGGCTTAATTGTTACTTTCATTTCAAATTTTAAAAGCCAAGGGCGAGCGTTAGCGAGTTTATTTAGGTTCTAAAATAAATACGGTTGATGGAAATTTCTCGACCGTTTTTAAGTGCAAAAAACGCAGATGTTCTTTAATATTAAAGTTGACCCAATAATAAAGGAGAACATCTACGTATGAATCATTTTATCGAAAAAACCTTCCAATTAAAAGACAAAAACATTGAAATCGATATGGATTATTGTGAAGAGATAGAATTCAAAGGGCGAACATCGCTCTTTTATCGAGGAACATTGGCATATAAACCGGAGGCTTGTCCTCATTGTGGCATTGCCAATAATGATTATGTCATTGTCAGTAATGGAAAACGCTCCTCTCGTCTGACATTAACAGCCAAATCAGGCTTACCTGCTTACTTAATCCTAGCTAAGCAACGCTTTTTATGCAAAGCCTGTGGGCGGTCATTTACAGCGAAGACATCCATCGTTAATCCTGACTGCTATATTACGAATCAAGTCAAACAACAGATTATGGACCGCGCCACAAGAGTCACTTGTGAAACAGATATCGCCAAAGATACTTTTGTATCACCAAATACAGTCCGACGGGTGATTCATGAAACCGCTCGAGCTATTCGAATACGGTCCACTGAACAGTTGCCTAAGCATCTATCCTTTGATGAATTTAAAAGCGTTAAGTCGGTTAAAGCAGCGATGAGCTTCATCTGTTGTGATACACTGTCACATAAAATCGTAGATGTGGTCGAAGACAGAAAAACACACTCACTCAGTGCTTATTTCTCAAGGTTTAGTCGCCAAGCACGTTACCAAGTTCAAACCATTACGATAGATATGTACGAACCATACATGCACCTGGCAAAGCGATGGTTTCCAAATGCAAAGATTATTCTTGATCCGTTCCATTTAATTCAAGCCTTAAATCGCGAATTAGATCGGACACGAATTCGTTACATGAACGAGGTTCGTTATAAAGATTCAAGACTCTATAATAAACTTAAGCGTTATTGGAAATTAATACTCAAACCAAAAAGCGACTTAATGTCTACTGAATACCATCGCTTCCCACTGTTTGATTGGTTAACCAATACTCGTAGCATTGTGGACTATCTCATTCAGCACGACGACGTCTTGAAGGATACCTATCAAATGGTGCATCAATTGGGCGATGCCTTAAGGGATAGGAACTGGCAACGATATCAAGAGATTTTGGCACAAAGCCGGTCCATGACACTTTCAAAAGGCTTAAGGCGTGTATTAAGGACGTTCAGAAAGTATGGGGAATATATCCACAACACACTCACACATGCAGGCCTTAGTAATGGTCCTATCGAAGGGATTAATAATAAGATTAAACTACTCAAACGCAATGGTTATGGTTACAGAAACTTCAGTCATTTTAGAGACAGAATATTACTCATGTGCCGACTTTATGAACCTAAGAACAAAGAAAAAGATCAAGCAACAAATTTAGTCGCTTGACCTTAAATTTACTCATCAACCCTATTTGACAAAGAGCCTTTATTTACCCTTGACTTTTAAAAAGCGAATGGTTGTTGCTCCCTGCAAGAGTTTGGCTCTAAAGGCACGCAAGCACCCTTTAGGGGGTATAATTGCGCCCTTAGAAAATCTAAGGGAGATTTGATTATTTACTTCTCATTTATTTGTCTTGAATTGAATGCAAATTATATAAGCCGTAGCTAGCTAATATAATTAGTATTACACCTAAAATTATTGATTTATAATCAATTACATTAAATAAAGCTAATATTATTAAAAGGACAGAGAAAAAATAAAAAATAGTAATATGGAGCTTTTCTTCTATTTATATCTAAATTTTTACTTTCTTTATCAGAAAAAATAGGTATTTCCTTACTTCCATCTGTTTCAATTATCAAGATTTCTTTGTTGATCATTCCTGGAGAAGTCGCTATCATACTTTTGAGGGAGTTGTAAGGTCTTAATTTTATATTCCCAAAACTAAGTTTCCCAATATTAAGCGGAGCAGTAAAAACTTTTAAATTCATACTATTTAAAAATTCTGTGTATTTTTTTCTTTCTTTGTTATTCATATATCCAATATACTCAACAGCGTATCTATAATTCGAATTAGTTTTTTCAAATTCATGCACGATGGATCCACTTCTTACAAGTCGATACCCCTCACTGGCTATATGATTTAAGTATTCTTCCCTATCTTCTATGGGATTTAGAAAAAATTTTATTTTATTCATAGTCTTCCTCCTTTTTAACTTTCTTTTCTCCTTTTAAAACCAAATTTCTCATTCTCTTAATTTCTAATGAAACTAACTCTCTCCCAATATCTGTGGCTATATAAACCTTTTTACCACTATTATCTTTATTAACTAATTTAATCCATCCTTTCTTATTAAGGTTATTTATAGCTCCATATAATGTTCCAGGGCCTAGAATAATTCTTCCGTTGGTTATTTCTTCAACATCTTGTGAAACTTTATAACCATAATTTTCTTCTAGCATTGTAAATAAAACAAGAAACATTGTTTCGGTTAAAGGAATGTGTTTCTGTAAATTATTTTCCATTGATAACACCTCTGTATTTGATTATCTAAATTATATCGCCAAACATACTACGTGTCAAATAGTATTTTAAACAACTCGGAACTATTATCAATTTTGCTCTTTTTATTTTGCTACTATTTCCTGACTTTCGTTGTTTAAAAATTTTTTCCTATCTTAAAACGTTGATATCATACGCTTTATCGCCGGTTTCTTTCATATATTTTGTCCACTTATATTCACTCATTATTAAAATCATGGTTTAATAGTCTTAACGACTAAGTGAGGTGAAATCGATGTATGTAACGGTAAGTGGGTCCGAGTGTATATGTCAAGTGAAAAAGGGACCACCCTTTGGGTCAATGTAACGGCTTAGACTAGTTTTTGAAAAGTTAGTTAAGAGGAAAGTGTCTCAGCGTTTCATACCTCCTATTGGCTGGCTTGCGCCTCCTTCCAGGCACTGGCCTGCTTCATCCGATAACTCTCCCCTCGCATGTCCACAACATGCACCTTAAAGGCTAAACGATCCATCAGGGCTCCCGTTAAGGTCGGATCTTTAAAGCATTCCTGCCAGCGATCATGAAAGCAAAATCAAAAAAGGAATATATCCTTGATAAAAATGGCGAGAAAGTAAAACTTAAAAATGGTAATTACAAAACAAGAAAAATAGATACAGTAGATTGAAACGAGCAAGATAAAGCAGAGCAGTGGCGGAAGTCGTGGGCAGATATTACAAACAAACATCTTGAAGAAAACAGTATACAGGAAAAAATGGATCATCGCTCCTATGAAAGACAAGGCATAGAACAGATACCGACCATTCATTTAGGCGTATCAGCAAGTCAAATGGAGAAAAAAGTATTGTTACCGACAGAGAAAATATCAACAGAAAAATCAAACATCAAAACAAGATATTAAGAGAAATAGCAAGAAGAATAAAAGCCTTAATGAGATGGATAAGAAGTTTGACGAAAGATAAAAATAATGATACTCCGAAAGACAAACAGTTCGATATATCTTTACAATCCACCACCCTGCCAAGACAAAATGATTTAACAGATATACTCTCCCATCTCATAAAAGAAAATGCAGATAATAGTAATATAAACTTAGAAAAATATATTGAAAGCTATCAATTTCTTAAAGAGAAAAATATTACATCAATACCCGAATTGAAAGAATGTATATCAGCATTAAGAGATAAGAACTACAAGAGTGTTTGTTGTAATCTAAAAAGGGACCACCTTCGGGGTAAAT
This region of Suicoccus acidiformans genomic DNA includes:
- a CDS encoding iron chaperone is translated as METHQDFIDQLPTAEQQKRVHEVLTWIHSSFPNLEPVIKWNQPMFSHEDTYIIGLSTAKGHLSISPEVKALETFAGAIDQAGYSRAKGIFRIKWDEPVDYTLLEAIIQYNIDDKAGYKKFWR
- a CDS encoding ISL3 family transposase translates to MNHFIEKTFQLKDKNIEIDMDYCEEIEFKGRTSLFYRGTLAYKPEACPHCGIANNDYVIVSNGKRSSRLTLTAKSGLPAYLILAKQRFLCKACGRSFTAKTSIVNPDCYITNQVKQQIMDRATRVTCETDIAKDTFVSPNTVRRVIHETARAIRIRSTEQLPKHLSFDEFKSVKSVKAAMSFICCDTLSHKIVDVVEDRKTHSLSAYFSRFSRQARYQVQTITIDMYEPYMHLAKRWFPNAKIILDPFHLIQALNRELDRTRIRYMNEVRYKDSRLYNKLKRYWKLILKPKSDLMSTEYHRFPLFDWLTNTRSIVDYLIQHDDVLKDTYQMVHQLGDALRDRNWQRYQEILAQSRSMTLSKGLRRVLRTFRKYGEYIHNTLTHAGLSNGPIEGINNKIKLLKRNGYGYRNFSHFRDRILLMCRLYEPKNKEKDQATNLVA
- a CDS encoding DUF2812 domain-containing protein produces the protein MNKIKFFLNPIEDREEYLNHIASEGYRLVRSGSIVHEFEKTNSNYRYAVEYIGYMNNKERKKYTEFLNSMNLKVFTAPLNIGKLSFGNIKLRPYNSLKSMIATSPGMINKEILIIETDGSKEIPIFSDKESKNLDINRRKAPYYYFLFFLCPFNNISFI
- a CDS encoding PadR family transcriptional regulator, translating into MENNLQKHIPLTETMFLVLFTMLEENYGYKVSQDVEEITNGRIILGPGTLYGAINNLNKKGWIKLVNKDNSGKKVYIATDIGRELVSLEIKRMRNLVLKGEKKVKKEEDYE